The genomic window GCATTATAaactagaataattttattacaacaatctttgctactatttattttagaaaatacaaatataatatacacatgaCATTGAAGACTTTAGAATCATTGATTCTTAAAAAGAATCTGTTTCGAAAGAGACTTtcgtataaattatttttttaaatgctcagAAATGAGGCTGGCTTCATGATGAAGcctaattttagaatatttaaagataatacGTTTTTGTAAATTAAGGATATGGTTATTTAATGGTGAGCTGTCAAGACTATGAGATTCAAGTTCCTTAAATATCtaggatttataattgtatatttgtaaGACAAGGCTGGTATAGTGGTTTGTATCACAGAAGCTATGGTCTTGAGAATTCCTTGAATTTTGAGTCTCAAGAGACATTTTTCAGTttctatacatatttcaaatacacTTTTTGATGGATGAAGGAGTCATTGTATTTCCTCAAAGTTAAAGAATTGCAGTAATTACATGGACTATGACAGTAAATAAGCTTCCAAGCACTCACGGCATACTAAGTACTTGGAAACTGAACTCACTACATATCCACTGATGTGAGCAACCACGAATTCTTTGAATTGTGTATGGGTTTGCACAAAAGAAGGCACATCGTAATAATAGTGGTCTTGGAAAAGTAAATGCTTTTCTTCCAGGCCATATTTCTTTATCAGGCATATCTTCATCATCCAGGTATGATATGACTTCTGATTCCGTCTTCTTGTTTCCCGATGAAATGAAGAGTGTAAGAGAATCATCGAGTCTTATGCAATTTCCACCGCCGTCGGAAACATAATGTGTGACTAACAGCCGCCTATAAATGGAGGAAAAAGTTGTTCAAGTTGAGCTATCATTATTCACTAAATGCGATCATATagcaaagaaaaatcattccataTGATcctgaaaaaaattagaaataatagggtttaaagtgaaattaatatgtatacatgGAATGAACCGACCATTATGTATGTCGACCCTTCTACCATCTTTATCCACCATAACTTTGATAGATGCAAACgtatttttgactaattttagaCAGTGACATGTGTCCGATACAACTTTTTGCTCGCGATCACAGGTGGTGAAAAAAAGTATGTCCGAAACTCTTTGCCTGGTTCCAAATTAGCCGCgattttttaacatagtttGATGGCTACTAGGCACATTGCAAGTTAATGAAGTTACTTTTATATTGATTGAATGGAGCCATCTCACACATTATTTGACCAGTTTCGAATGGTACTGAGACTAGGTAGGCATAAATCAAAGGTCTTTCTTACATAATTATATGCTTTTGTCGAGTAGAATGACAATGTCAAAGCAAATGCTCGGAGCTCTGGAGAGTAGCTACTGCGACTTCCCTTTACACCACTTCCGAGTTGCATCCTTTTTAAAAGGTTCTTAGGAACATCAGACATTACATCAAGAATGGATAAAGCCTCTTCTGATAGCATTCTTTTGGATCTCAGGTCTTTGAGAACATCAACCATGTTTCCTAACTTCTTGGAGATTTTATTCCGTTgacatctatattttttagaacgGTCTGCAAGCTCGGAAATCATATTCGTTTGCCATTGGAGCTTCTGCTTAATGACTTGAGCTGATGGAAGAGAATAAGGATGATCTAATTGTACATTTTCCTTAGCCTCAAAGAGGGAAAGATCTATCTTGGGGCCAGGAGTTGGTTTGACCTTTTTTAGGAGGAGAAGAGGACCTCCTTGTAGGAGACTTGCGTTTTCGACGAGTTCTTGCAACTTCTTCCTGAAGGCGAGGAGGGAATGCCTTGAATATAGTAGGCACAGCATTTTCTCTCAGCCTTACAACGTCCAGAGTCCGATTGAAGGATTCCGGAGTAAAATGTTCCGAACAAATTCTCGAAAACTTTTTGAGAGTAAAGTCATCTCGCTTGAGATTCCTTACCCATTGTCTGCACCTCTCTGGATCCTGGGTCGGAAAACGATGATATGAAATTGAATCGCCAGCAGCATACTTGCTTTTGCAACCAAATGCGACACAAGACATGGTAATCCTCGACTTGTATGCACCAATAATTAGCATTAACTTATTAATGAATAAGCAAAGTCACTTAAGAGTGTTTCGTACAAATAGGTACTCAAGATGGCTGCCAACAGCAGAAGTGTAACCCActcattttctcctttttattctaTAGGCTGTGCATccagttatttattaaattattgcataGGTTGGTGGTATACGGTACCCCAACtacaagagatagaaacaaagagagagaagaaaaaatgagatagaaacaaaaagagagaaaaagaaaatggatttgTTCCGAGTACTCCCTTTGGAATCCCTTACTCACTACGGGTATGCAAAGAGTCCTcttgtgtccatgaagcttgaaataatttatttatacagttttagACATGAGGTTAATGTTATAAGTTCCAAAATATGGGCTTCAATAATatactttgtaaataataatatatcaacttataacaaattgtataatatatcttttctttttctctctttttgtttctatctcatttcttcttctctcttttttattCTATCTCTTGATATCTCATAGTCATATCAGTTATCACATATCAATATGGAATGCTTCATTTCGGTAGGGTCCTGAAACTATATGTAGTGTATTGCGAATACTACCCacagacggaagtaacggaccgTAGCAAAGGCAATAAGAAGACCTTtcgattgggggtacaatcatacactaatatatttattctttaaggatttaaaactaaaaagggCGTACATAGCCAAAACTACTAAAATGTATTAACATGTTACATGTAAAATCTACTTAATAAAAAggtactatctatttaaaacaaatccctacgtcattaGATAAAATCACATAAAGACAATACAAAACACTATACTTTTCTTCCATTCGTTAGAATTCAAAATCTTCACTGTAATAGGGAGATGATTATTGCCACATATAATCAAATACGCATAAGATATAAGCACAcaagattacattttttctaattttgattgaaatgtGCAACCTACTAGTAAAGAGGGCACCGTAGgacaatgaaattgtatattgattattttcttatcactcataaattttcaattctagccgtaatcgaaattcgaaaaaagttgaaaatccaaACCAACCTACGAGataggtataaaatatacataaatacaagtttccttagttttatttttcaaatctcttATTACTACGTATGTAGAAATGAGAATTTCTTAATCTCCAGAGTAcagttataattgaaatactCACTATTGATAtatcacatatatatttctagGAGTATTAATGTCTTAGTTCGAGGAGATATTTCATAATACCTTCATGTACGTTGTGTGTACCTACTTAcagaataagaaaaaactttaattttaattcccaGAAGTCTTCCTCTTCAATATATTAGATCATTATACCAATTTACATAAGTACAaccaggggtgtccgcagggggcaggctggaggggctgtagccccctccccaaattaaggaaatttgcTTCTtaatggaaaattttatttccgaaattaaaatttaatggttgaaattgaattgaatttttgaatttttttatcaaaaaactaattttctctaaataaccatggatttaataaacttttctccaaaaattttatatttgaattatataaaatttaatcatttaaattttttccccaaaagtaTAATCTTTTaagaatagctttggatttatgaaatttttttcgaaaaaaatttattttcaaaaaatttaatttcttgaattttttcccaaatttttttgatttttttcaaaaacattccaaaaatcTCTCCAAAAAGTAGTACTGCGGACGCCTTGACGAGTATATATGtctataattcaataaaataaataattaagttccTCTATTTGAATACTCTAGAagagtggttctcaaatgggggtacgcgTACCTCTTGGAGGTACTCcaaggggtacttgagattttgaaataatatttttaaaagtggtATTTAACTCAGAGGATTCCGCAGGGGGTAGACTGAAAGGGCTGTagctcccccaaattaaggaatttttgtttattaccagaaaattaaatatttgaattttttttccaaaaaatttaataattgaaatgtaattttatctTCTATGAATAGTAAtggattttttctataaaaaagataatatttgaaatttaattttttctaaaaaatttaattttttgacaatagatatggatttttcaaattaatttttttttaattgtaaagcatttttaatattttttctaaaaaatttcatttttgagaagagctattgattaaaaaaaaaaaaaaaaaaattaattttaaaatttttttgatttctttttcaaaaaaaaaaaaaaaaatccaaaaaccaagccttcctccaaaatataatcctgcagacggcCCTGTAactgaagctaaaaatactCTGTGCAGGAAGTTGGTACTTGGGGggtatattttacaagtggtacatcactaaaaaaaggttgagaatcccttcTCAACTCATAATCTTTTTACTTAGGCTTCATTTCGGTTCcagatccattttttttaaagtttggtcaagatatacatataaagacAGGGTATATCAAAGACACTgttttgatgagaaaaaaataaagaaaagcaCAGTTCATTTTGTCTCGTAATCAGGGGTGTCGTCCATAGTGAGTAAACTagaagggctgtagccccctcccaaatcaaggaatttttgccttttaccAGAATTTTTTTCCGTCAggttgaaaaaatggaatatttgaaatttcattcttgaaatttttttttcccaaaaatttaattttttgtgaatagctatatattttttggagcagCTTCTCTgcagttttattagattagctactaACGAccttgagaggaaggaaataaacacattccttctctaataaatacatagacaGGAATTATTCCCATGCCAATCCTCAATTACACTCCGAGTCTAACAAGAGCTTACTCATAAAAGTCCTCCGCAAATCATCAGTATTACTCTTCATCATTCATGTATGGACGTActttcttggaaaataaaaaaaaacacaatgttAAGGTTCCAAATACAAAAAGACTCGCGCTCGGTGATATTTTTTACCActctatttatagaaatatatacatcGTACACTGTACTACTCCAACAACagaaacataaacaattattttatgtaaaatatttttatataccagaTTATCTgcgtatatttttatagttattgctTCGAAgttgaaatgaaatttatatgtaggtattgtacagacatattatttaatatatgtactaggaataattttactttaagtaaaaataagtattcCAATCTACCTATctacatagatataaataatgtgGATGTATaccttacatattatatgtatataaaaagtggtaaaaatattttttaagagatcCCCACTAATTTGATAAGGAATTTGTATGTGATAAATTTACTACATCTTTAACACaagatcattttttgaaaaagtatgtttttgagGATGGAAATTAATTACAGGcctaattaaattgtattttcaataaCTAGTACTGTTGGGGTTCGATCAGGAAATCTTAAACCTGTCTGATGACtaatttggttttaaaaaagtttggtttACATCAGTCTCATCGAAAAATTatgtctagatcggtccaaaggtaAGATTCGGAATATATtgatacaacaaaaaaactcggttatatttaatattgttatttattggCGAAGCCAATTTATAAGTCGCCACCCAAAGGGCCTAGCAATTTTAGGTTTCCGTCTGGAATGCctttgacttattgattaaagttaatttaatttttaataatatatattgtattttctttatacattctATATAGGAGTAGAaacacaagaaccgagaccgataagtaaagctcagtgcgtcatattaaaaaagaaaataaaagtaaagtaCATTCAGTTTATATCttctctataaaaataaaaaaacaatgtttgtctgtttgtttttttataactaataactcCAAACAATATCgagtatatgaataaattagaaatacttaaatacCAAACACATAAGcctaatttattcattcaattcGATAAGTTGGTAAATGTCAAAACTATGTTCAATCATAAAATGGTGGTTTTCTTCTGTTTTTTGTGAAAAccgattaacaaaaaataaatgcactTCAGATGATTGGTAAATgcataaaatacaaacataataaaataaacatgtttgAATATTACTCGAGATTTAATTATTGGTACAGGGATGCAAACTGCAAAGCAATACTTTTGGTTGAGACATGGTGACTGTAGAATAGAGTGGGTCGAaaataagaaagtaaaaaatcaatgatGGGGTGTACTGGGAAATTTGTAATGCTATGAGAGATGTCAAATTTCAGGTCGATTGAACGTATTTTGGAAGTTCCCCAACTCAGTTCAAACTTTCATTATACATAGTTAGTGGGCTATGTaatactttttccttttttcccatTTTGGTCAAATACTGTATTCTTGGAGAAACTTGACCcgtaattttaacaaataatagtcAAATGGTTCTAGTTTCGTTCTTATTGATAAAAGATAATAGCTTCCACAAATCAAACTTTgcttttttctgttaaatattgtgttattttcATCCTTATGCGacaagataaatttttattctttctgaCATAATAATGATTAGTAACACTAGTCATGGATACCAGAAAAATGGATGGACAtgctttttgaattaaatacgcACTTCGGCCATTCCTTTTTACAAATGTAAGAATATCTTACTAGAAGGAGGACAGTGCAGATTGGTGCAGTCTTTTCATTGAACGAACTTACTATATTTTATAGCGTGTCAGAAGGATTCACCTTGAACATTTTTGCCTTGTACGTATTCGCCTCGTAAGTATTCGCCttgtgatatattatatatagagtgCTTACTCTCTAGAATGACGAGGACAATTTATTGAAGCACTCAGCTGATGAACGAGAAAGAAAcgtaagaataaaataaattcagttATTATGTCAACATTAGCCTTTCAGTCatcaataataattcttaaaatcttaatgaattaataattagtgataaaatatccttctcatttttacaaaaatagttagGTATTAGGTAAAATTATCATAGTGGATATCATAGCAGCTTgatgcattctttttttttattcgtagagTTCAATGCCTGCTTGTATTGTATTCAATTGTACTTCTAGAGCACCGACTTTTTCTAGATCCCTAGAGCACGATCTTGCTAGTCAATTGTGGAAGAAATGTGAACTTAACcacaattatatgaatataagcTTTTTTCCATaagtattttcataactttatcaTCATATGTTTTGGCATCCCTGTTAATTGTTACTTAATgtaatattccatatatattataaccttCTATTTTCAGATGTCCTAAAAATCCAGCGCTTCTAAAGCAATGAATAGTAAAATGACGTCGCCAAGATTAGCAACAAACCAaatggtcaattatttttttaagcacgTCAAGGACTCTGACATCATCAAGCACAAAGTGAAGGGCACTCTTGTTAGTTGTTGATGGAACAGTGCCCCCCTTTTCAACTTTCcaatacacttaaaaaatatggattccCATCGACGAATGTTAAAGCGAAGAACTTATGAAGAAGacagtactaaaaaaataaattctgatgatatgattgaaaaaaaggcCAACTGCAAATATAGTAATTACTCACATATATTCCCTACCTAGTAATATGAAATCCTTGGTGGGGGTGAAAAATAGAGCAAAAAGAGATATCCTGAAATCAAGATAGTAGGTATTTGATAGTTGCCATATCTTATTcagtttaagaatcaataatttgaaaaataccaaTACTGggttgaaaaactttattttattattatttaatattttttagaataaatgatACTTCATTGATCACATGTTTATTTGTCTTAGATatgtattctaaaatattttttattaaaataagtatttacgtGAACAAACGagaatattatgaatttattagaaaaaatcaattatggaaATGTTTTTCATAAGGTTGTTATAGGCTTCATGCGATTAAAGGTAAATTTAAACACTAATCGTGGAGATTCCTTTAAGAGATCATACTCCTTCCTTTGAGTGAAAATTTAgattgatgaattattataacaaaaacaatggATTATTTCGAATTTTAcagatttcatatttatacttgccattttgataagaaaaaagaagataatttgaACTAAGTTGAGTATCCTCATTATCCATTAGGCCCCTAAAAGCACGACGAAACAGCTGcttactatataatatttgaattttttgatccTTTTGTTGTTTGTATTCATCAGCTGCCTCtcccttcaattttttcctcaagTAAGCACTCTatcttttttatctctatgctTGTGACACTTTACCCTTAAGACGTTCTCGCCTTATGACGTTTTCGACTTGTACTGTGGTGCCTTGTGACGTTTTCGCCTTGCGACTATTTTGCCTTGGATAATACTAAAGGAATATTACTTCTTcttagttatattaatatttgatagttGAATTTTTACGGTTGTATTCCAGCTTTGATAAATTAGAAACAATATGGTGAACAAGCAATACAATAACAATTCTTCAAACCTTAATTatagtataagaactcattgTTATAATACGTAGGCTTCAAATCATTGGAAAGGAATGACGGAAGGCTACTGCTACGTTCCGTTGCAAAGAATAATTGACATTCATATGCAGTGCATTACTTCATATGGATCAAGATGGATACCTCGTACATGAAAGtctatatgtatttgtaaatatgatataatatatcaaaatacttCTTTAACTTATCAGTTATCACAATCATAGATTTTTCTGTGCTCGCTTCGACCCTTCACTTGTGTCTCTCTCCCTGTGCCTCGGGAGTAAATTATCTAAATTTGCTGAGAGTGacgttacttttgttatttctggtgttttaattttacactgctttttGATTGGAAAAAATACGAATCAAGCTAAGAAATGTCTTGATAAGTATTATGGAGGCTCGGAGGCTCGGCTCCATAAAACAAAtagtgaaaataataatttaattggagccaattttgaacgaaaaaaaaaacaagatttcttttttaagcatGGGAGTTTTCAgctaatgtattatataattttttcttcccttggCAAAATttaccatattaatttaattaaaaatatgattgagaTTGCGTagccatttttataaagaaggtatatatttaaagaataaactatGTTTACCGAtttgaaaagaatatttttttctttttattcatcatttaatagGTTGTTGGGTGTTCACTTATacttctaaaagaagaattctcgcctatctttggagtaaattgatttaaaaatgtataataataaatgaatatatatgaatttaaatataattacaatatctCCCTATAACAGGCCGatgtcttaattcagtagtaccatatgtcttgctcccgaTTTTTTAGCTTTCTTATCCTATCTCTACTTATAGTGTATAGTGTAAGAAAAAGGTCAACTTGTGAGAGCATTAAACCtagtttatttgataaaataaaaatgttgaagaaTTTTATAGTCTATTTTACCGTGACGCATTATTGATGTCGGTCATTTTAAGaaccttatcaaaaaaaaaaaagttataaaaataaaaacccattttttttttaaatttagaaaatatatgataataccCTGTAcacatatcatttaaaattaaactacaatatttatcataaagtatcaaaaacaaacattatttaGTAGAGaagtatacatattttcaaagcTATATAATTCTCCTTCCAGGGATTATTAACATGCATGGCtcatcttttttgaaattttgaaataaatagtttatttatgctTGACATCAGactggaaaatatataaatgaaacagTGAAGGATGTTAATTTTGTGTCATACTCAGTAGGTACAGTCTAAATTggtatatatagataaatttatctcggtaatttgatgaataatttgtataaaaaatattttttttgcttccttTTTTATACGTCAGATATTTGAGGGGGGTCACGTCATTGGGtggcaaattttttatataacataatgaAGCTGCAAGTACCACTTTTAATATCAGTACTTTTCATATCAAACAACATTATTAGGGATTTAATTTAAGTGATTTGAGGATAGAATGGCGAAATTTATATGGATATACTTAATTGACTTGTCAGCAACATCTCACAGCTAAGACAATTTGGGGATCAATTACAATGTTGTTTTATCTGAGCTCATTAACCTCATAATTATTTcgttttatacataaattacgAAACTAATTGGgtaatatatgaaaattctACATATGTGAGATGAAGGTAACTAAGAGTATTCATTTGTTTCAATTAGGTATTAGTTTATCCACgagaaataacaataaagtaTTATTACACGATCATCAATTCAATAGTTACATGTATCAGTAAGGCTTTACCTAGAGCGTTTTTATATGACGTCAGTcttacaaattacaaataatgaCTTTTGCCTTTCCTTcttactatcaaaaaaatatatttccaatgtCTGTCTTTATTACGTATACATTATGCACGACAAAAAATGGCGAGtcatcaatgaaatattgaactatagataactttttcattaatcaaTGTATTTCAATGAAACTTTTCAATAAAAGAACTCCTTGAATCAATCATAGTTTCAAACGATGTCGGAAACTATGACAGAACTTGACAATTCTTTAATCCCAATATGAGTTATTCTCCCTCGTGAATGCTACTTCAATGACTTTAATCTGAAATACACTCCAACAAAAATAGTTAAACGGATTCAAATTTTTCTGTggaaatataactattttaaaccCAAAACCTCAGCTTCTTTGCTACTTTCTTGGTTCTTAACctctgtgtttttttaataagctaTGCTTGTACTTCTTTCTAATGTATGACGTATAGTCCAttttatccaaatatatttgaattgtgTTCTGTGAAACGTCAATCTTACTTGCACTTTATTTAATTGCTTGctcttttttttggtttcaatacGTTCAACAGTTCGAATTCCAACTCTAAAACCTTTCCAATTTCTTGTAATTAATTTGGGCATCAAGAAGAACATCCTTCTTTAACCCTTTTCCTTTTGACAAAGCCATTATTAAATCACTTTTCTAtccaaagaaacaaaaagaaactaaatatacatcactttattcagtttttaaaattcaacctcGTATCGCTTAAAATAAAAGCGTAAACACACTTCTTGCAGCCTCTTGTTTTTGATTATGCATCTTGTAATTCTGAccct from Lepeophtheirus salmonis chromosome 1, UVic_Lsal_1.4, whole genome shotgun sequence includes these protein-coding regions:
- the LOC121115617 gene encoding LOW QUALITY PROTEIN: THAP domain-containing protein 1-like (The sequence of the model RefSeq protein was modified relative to this genomic sequence to represent the inferred CDS: deleted 1 base in 1 codon); amino-acid sequence: MLIIGAYKSRITMSCVAFGCKSKYAAGDSISYHRFPTQDPERCRQWVRNLKRDDFTLKKFSRICSEHFTPESFNRTLDVVRLRENAVPTIFKAFPPRLQEEVARTRRKRKSPTRRSSSLLKKVKPTPGPKIDLSLFEAKENVQLDHPYSLPSAQVIKQKLQWQTNMISELADRSKKYRCQRNKISKKLGNMVDVLKDLRSKRMLSEEALSILDVMSDVPKNLLKRMQLGSGVKGSRSSYSPELRAFALTLSFYSTKAYNYVRKTFDLCLPSLSTIRNWSNNV